The Martelella endophytica genome contains the following window.
GGAGCTGCCGGAAGGTGTGGTGGACCGGCTGTTTCCGACCGGACGGATCGCCAGCGATACCTGCAAGGTGCTCTATTACTATCGTGCCAGCCCCGACCGGAAACGCATTCTCTTTGGCGGTCGCGTGTCGGCCTCCGAGATGGATCCGGCCGTCAGCGGGCCGAGGCTCCGTGAAGCCATGATCCGCATCTTTCCGGAGCTTGCGAATGCTGCGATCACCCATTCCTGGTGCGGATATGTCGCCTATTCGTTCGATGAGCTTGCCCATACGGGCTGCCATGACGGCGTTCACTATGCGCTCGGCTATTGCGGCTCCGGCGTGTCGATGGCGAGCTATCTCGGCATGAAGGCCGGGCTGAAAATTCTGGGGTCGCCGGAGGGGCAGACCGCCTTCGATGACCTGAAACATCCGACCCGGCCATTCTATTTCGGCAAGCCCTGGTTCTTGCCGGCAGCGGTGAGCTGGTACCGCTTCGTCGACAAGCACCCCTGGGCAGGCGGCAGACCGCATGTCTAGCGGTATTCGGAGAAGGCGGACCTGAGCATACGAAATCTTTGAAAACTCTAAAAAGAGAAAGAGGGAAAAATGAACAGCAGATTGACTTTGACACTGGCAGCAACGCTACTCGCTTCGACGGCGATGGCGCAGGAGAATGAACTGACGGTCGCCTCTTGGGGCGGCTCGTTTCAGGAGGCCGAAAGCAAGGCGCTTTTTGAACCTGCTGCCGAGGCAATGGGCATTGACCTGACGCAGGAAACCTATAGCGGCATGTCGGATGTCCGCCTTCAGGTTCAAACGGGGCAGGTGACCTTCGATCTGGTCGCCAGCGGAACGGGGTCCGCGGCGCGTGCCGGCGCGGAAGGCCTGCTCGAACCCATCGACTATGATGTCGTCGACGTCTCTCACTTCCTCGAAGGCACCTATTCCGACTACTGCGTCGGCAGCGATGTGTTTTCCACGACCTATGCCTGGAACACCGACACTTACGGCGAAGACGGCCCCGATAGCTGGGCGGATTTCTGGGATGTAGAAAAGTTTCCGGGCAGCCGGGCCTATCGCGGCAACAGCGTTGCCGGCGCGCTGGAACCGGCCCTGATGGCCGATGGCGTTGCGCCTGAGGATGTCTATAGCGTTCTTGATTCCGAAGAAGGCATCGAACGCGCCATCGACAAGATCCGCGAACTGAAGCCGCATATCGAGGTGTTCTGGTCTTCGGGTGCGCAGCAGGCGCAGCTGATGAAAGATGGCGAAGTCGACATGACTACCGGCTGGAACGGTCGTTTCGACACCGCTGCCCGTGACGGCGGCAAGGTCGCATACAGCTTCAATCAGGGCCTGGCCGACGTTGACTGCTTTGCCATCCCGAAGGGCGCGCCTCACAAGGACCTGGCAATGAAGTTCCTGGCGGAAATTTCCAAGCCGGAATACCAGGACGACCTGCCGAAATACATCACCTACGGCCCCACCAACACGCTGGCCTATGAGACGGGCGAGATCTCGCCGGAGGTGGCCGCCATGCTTCCGTCCTCTCCGGAGAACGCTGCGAAGCAGCTTCCGATCTCGCTTGAGTGGTATATCAAGTGGGAAACGACGGCGAATGAGATGTATCAGGAAATGCTGACCGAATAGGTGCCTGCCTGTTCTTGAACTCTGGGATGGCGCGTGGCCCGTCGGGGCTGCGCGCCGCCCCCGGGCATTCCTTGATTCCCAATCATTCAAGCTCCCTAGGGAGGACCGGCCTTGACGGCTCGAAATACCGAAGCGCTGCCGATTAGCGTCAGCCACGTTACCAAGACCTACGGAAAAGTTCACGCGCTCGACGATGTCTCGCTGGAGGTCAGGAGCGGTGAATTCCTGACCCTTCTCGGCCCTTCCGGCTCCGGCAAGACCACGCTGCTGATGGTTCTGGCGGGCTTTACCCGGCCTGATAGCGGCAGCCTGAAATTCGGCGATCGCGAAGTGATCCGCCTGGCGCCGCACTTGCGCGATGTCGGCATGACGTTTCAGAACTATGCACTGTTTCCGCATATGACCGTGGCGGGCAATGTTTCCTATCCGCTAAAGCTCAGAAAAGTGCCCAAGGCCGAGATTGCCGAGCGTGTCGAAAATGCGCTGGAAACCGTGCAGCTCGGCGGCTATGGCGATCGTCGCATCACCCAACTTTCCGGCGGTCAGCGCCAGCGCGTGGCCCTTGCCCGCTCGATCGTCTTCGAACCGCGCATCCTTCTGATGGACGAGCCGCTTTCCGCGCTCGACAAGAAGCTGCGCGATCAGATGCAGATCGAACTGCGCCATCTGCACGAAAAGCTCGGCATGACCACGGTTTACGTGACCCATGACCAGCGCGAGGCGTTGACCATGTCGGACCGCATCGCCGTCGTGAACCACGGCCGGATCATGCAGCTGGCCGCCCCGCGCGATCTTTACGAGCAGCCCGCCAATCGTTTCGTTGCCGACTTCATCGGCGATTCAACCTTCCTGTCGGTTCGCCGTCATGGCGATGGCGTTGCCTTCGGCGACATGCCGCTGAAGATTGCCGGTTCGGTGCCGGATGCCAAGGATCTGCAGCTGATGATCCGCCCGGAGCGCATCACGCTTGCGCGCGACAATAACGGCGAAAGCAGCAACCGTTTTTCCGCGGTGGCGCGTGAAGTGGTCTATCAGGGCGACAGCTACCTGCTGCAATCGGAACTTTCGGATGGCACTTTGATCACCATGCGCGGCGCCGTTCGCGGGGCCAATCTGTCCGTCATGCCTTCGGTTGGCGACAAGGTGATGCTGAACCTCGAGCCTGATGATGCGGTCGTCATCGACGGAAGCGAGGAGTGACATGGCTGCATCTTTTGCCAACGGCGCCAATGCTGCCGGATTGAAGCACGATGAGCGTGTTGAAAAGCTGAAGCTCTTCGGCCTCAGCGCGCCCGCCTTGCTGATCGTTTTCGTGGTCCTCGTGATCCCGGTCGGCTGGCTGTTTTATCTCTCCTTCATCGGCGCGGACGGCACGTTCTCGCTTGAAAACTATGCGCGGATGATTGACCGCAGTTCCTACCGCCGCATTTTCCTGATGACCTTCGAGGTCAGCGTTCTGACAACCGCGCTGACGATCCTGATCGG
Protein-coding sequences here:
- a CDS encoding ABC transporter ATP-binding protein, encoding MTARNTEALPISVSHVTKTYGKVHALDDVSLEVRSGEFLTLLGPSGSGKTTLLMVLAGFTRPDSGSLKFGDREVIRLAPHLRDVGMTFQNYALFPHMTVAGNVSYPLKLRKVPKAEIAERVENALETVQLGGYGDRRITQLSGGQRQRVALARSIVFEPRILLMDEPLSALDKKLRDQMQIELRHLHEKLGMTTVYVTHDQREALTMSDRIAVVNHGRIMQLAAPRDLYEQPANRFVADFIGDSTFLSVRRHGDGVAFGDMPLKIAGSVPDAKDLQLMIRPERITLARDNNGESSNRFSAVAREVVYQGDSYLLQSELSDGTLITMRGAVRGANLSVMPSVGDKVMLNLEPDDAVVIDGSEE
- a CDS encoding ABC transporter substrate-binding protein; translated protein: MNSRLTLTLAATLLASTAMAQENELTVASWGGSFQEAESKALFEPAAEAMGIDLTQETYSGMSDVRLQVQTGQVTFDLVASGTGSAARAGAEGLLEPIDYDVVDVSHFLEGTYSDYCVGSDVFSTTYAWNTDTYGEDGPDSWADFWDVEKFPGSRAYRGNSVAGALEPALMADGVAPEDVYSVLDSEEGIERAIDKIRELKPHIEVFWSSGAQQAQLMKDGEVDMTTGWNGRFDTAARDGGKVAYSFNQGLADVDCFAIPKGAPHKDLAMKFLAEISKPEYQDDLPKYITYGPTNTLAYETGEISPEVAAMLPSSPENAAKQLPISLEWYIKWETTANEMYQEMLTE